The DNA region AAATGATAAAATACGCATCAAATGATTTCTTGGCATTAAAGATTTCCTTTGTAAATGAAATTGCAAATCTTTGTGAATTAGTAGGAGCAAACATAGAACACGTAACAGAAGGTATGTCCTATGATCCACGTATAGGAGATAAGTTCCTAAAAGCAGGTATCGGATACGGTGGTTCATGTTTCCCTAAAGATACAAAAGCACTTCATTGGCTGGCAGATGGCTGCGGATATGAAGTGAAAACTGTTAAAGCAACTATAGATGTCAATGAAAATCAAAAGTTTAGATTGATAAAGAAAGCAAAGCAGAAATGTAAAATATTAAAAGGTCTAAAGGTAGCTGTACTTGGACTTACTTTTAAACCTGGTACAGATGATCTAAGAGAAGCACCATCTATTCCAAATGTAAAAATGCTTTTAGAAGAAGGAGCAGAGGTAATTGCCTATGATCCAGTGGGAGAAGAAAACTTTAAAAAGTTATTTCCTACAGAGATAACTTATGTACAAGCTCCTGAAGAAGCTCTAAAGGATGCAGATTTAGCTTTTCTTTTTACTGAGTGGAAGGAAATCACTGAAATAAAATTAAGCAGATATAGTGAATTGATGAAAAAGCCTGTAATATTTGATGGACGTAACTGCTATAGCCTTGAAGAGGCAGAGGAAGCTGGAGTAGAATATTACTCAATTGGACGTCCAGTTGTAAAATAAGTATAGATAAAATTATATTAATCAATAAAAAATTTTTAAACAAAAGTTGTTTGGAGTGAAAAAATTGATAAATGTTTTTATAATTGGATCAAAGGGTATTCCAGCTAAATATGGTGGTTTTGAAACATTTGTAGATAAGTTAGTTACTTATAGAAAAGAAGATAATATTAAGTATCATGTTGCATGCTTAGCTGATGATGAAGGCGAATTTGAATACAATGGTGCCAGATGTTTTAATGTTAAAGTAAAAAATATAGGAAGTGCAAAAGCTGTTCTCTATGATATTGAAGCTTTGAAGGCGTGTGAACAATACATAAAGAAAAACAACTTAAAGAATTGTATCATTTATATATTAGCCTGTAGAATTGGACCATTTTTGGCTATGTATAAAAAAGGATTAAAAAAACAAGGAATTAAAGTTTATGTAAATCCAGACGGACATGAGTGGAAAAGAAGCAAGTGGAATAAGTATATTAAAGCTTATTGGAAATATTCAGAACGTTTAATGGTAAAGAATTCTGATTTACTTGTATGCGATTCTAAAGGAATAGAAACCTATATTCAAGAGGAATATAAAAAATATAATCCTAAAACAACATTTATTGCTTATGGAGCAGATGTAAAAAAATCTACTTTAGATGATGATAATGATAAATTAGTTGAATGGTATAATAAGTTTAACATAATTAAGGATGAATACTATTTAATTCTTGGGAGATTTGTTCCGGAGAATAACTATGAAACTATGATTAGTGAATTTATAAAATCAAATTCAACAAAGGATTTAGTTATAATAACTAATGTAGAAAAAAATAAATTCTATGAAGAATTACTTCAGAGAACAAATTTTACTAATGATAAGAGAATTAAATTTGTTGGTACTGTTTATGATGAAGAGTTAGTAAAGAAAATAAGAGAAAATGCTTATGCATATATCCATGGACACGAGGTCGGTGGAACAAATCCATCGTTATTGGAAGCATTGGCAAGTACAAAAATTAATCTGTTGCTAGATGTTAATTTCAATAAAGAGGTTGGTAAAGATGGAGCAATGTATTTTAATAAGAAAGACATGTCTTTAGCTAATTTAATTGATAATGTAGATAAATTAGATGATAAAATAATAAACCAATTATCAGAAAATGCAAAAAGAAGAATTGTTGATGAATATTCTTGGGATATGATAGTAAGTCGATATGAACAATTATTAATAAATAATCTACCGAAAATACTTGAAAGAATAAATGAAGTGGCAGTCGATATGAACAATTATTAATGAATAATTAAAGTATTAAAATAATGAAGCATGGAGAGTATGATTATGTTAGAAAAAATGGACAAGATGAACATTAGTAAATTAGATATATTATTAATAATAATTAATACTTCCATAAAAATAATAAGAGGATTAATAATTAAGCCTTTTCTTAAAAAATCAAAGGGGTTGTTGTTTGTAGGAAAAGGAGCAAGGATAAGCCATAAACATAATATTATTGCTGGGAAAAATGTTAAATTCGAACAAAATTCTGAGGTGCAAGGTTTAAGCAAGAAGGGGTTGATCTTCGGAGATAATGTAACAATTGGAAATTCAACAATGATAAGACCATCTAGTTATTATGGTGTGGAGATAGGAGAGGGGCTTAAGATGGGTAATAATTCATCTATAGGTCCGCTTGGTTATATTGGATGCGCTGGTTATATTGATATAGGACAAAATGTAATGATCGGGCCTAAAGTTAGTATATTTGCAGAAAATCATAGTTTTAATGATGTAAATACCACAATAAAATCTCAAGGTGTAGTTAGAAAAGGTGTAAAAATTGAAGATGATTGTTGGATTGGAAGTAGTGTTATAATATTAGATGGTGTTGTGGTTGGAAAAGGTAGTGTAATAGGAGCAGGGACTATTGTTTCTAAAGATGTACCAGCATATAGTATAGTTATTGATAAAAGAGAAAAATTATTAAGAGCTAGAATGGAGAAATAATATGAAAAAAATTTTATATTTGCATGCAGGGGCAGAATTATATGGAGCAGATATCGTTCTCTTAGAATTGTTGAAGAATTTAGATAAAACAAAATTTATTCCATATGTAATTTTGCCATGTGATGGTCCATTAGTTGAGAAGTTAAGACAAAATAATATATGGGTTAAAGTTATACAATATCCAATACTTAGAAGGAAGTATTTTAATCCAATAGGGTTACTTACATATATAAAGGATTATATAACCTTTTCATCAAAAATAACTAAAATAGCTAAAAGTAAAGAAATTGACATTATTCATACTAATACAGCAGCCGTATTAGAAGGAATATACATTAAAAGAAAATTAAAAAGACCACTAATATGGCATATACATGAGATTATTGTAAGACCTAAATTAATACATAAATTTTTGAGCTTTTTAATAGCTAAAAATGCAGATGAAGTTATAACTGTATCTGAAGCTGTAAAAATGCATTTAAAATCTACAGGATATTTTAAAAATGAAATTAAGGTTATATATAATGGTGTAGATAATAAGATGTTTAACAAAGATAATGAAACTGATTATATAAGAAAAGAATTTAATATACCTGAAAATGCTATTATAGTTGGTATGATAGGAAGAGTAAATGCATGGAAAGGTCAAAATGATTTTTTAGATGCAATGGACATAGTATTAGAAAATAATAAGAATGTTTATGCAATGTTAGTTGGTGGAGTGTTTGATGGTGAAGAATGGAGAATAACTGAGTTAAAAGAGAAAATACAGTCAATGAAACATAAAGAAAAGGTTATATTTGATGATTACAGAAAAGATAGTAAGAATATTCATGCTTTGTATGATATATTTGTACTTCCAAGTACTAATCCAGACCCACTACCTACAGTCGTATTAGAGGCTATGGCAAGTAGTACTCCTGTTCTTGGATATAGGCATGGAGGAATTTGTGAAAT from Clostridium pasteurianum BC1 includes:
- a CDS encoding UDP-glucose dehydrogenase family protein, whose amino-acid sequence is MKIVVAGTGYVGLVSGACLSEVGHNVTCVDIDEKKVQLMKDGISPIYEPGLDDLLKRNYSEGRLDFTTDYKNAYKDADVIFIGVGTPEKSDGSANLDYVYIVARQIAQNVTKDCLVVVKSTVPIGTNDEVEEFLKDNLVNDVHIEVASNPEFLAQGTAVKDTLYAKRIVVGVESEYAKNIMREIYNRFNQPIVVTDRRSAEMIKYASNDFLALKISFVNEIANLCELVGANIEHVTEGMSYDPRIGDKFLKAGIGYGGSCFPKDTKALHWLADGCGYEVKTVKATIDVNENQKFRLIKKAKQKCKILKGLKVAVLGLTFKPGTDDLREAPSIPNVKMLLEEGAEVIAYDPVGEENFKKLFPTEITYVQAPEEALKDADLAFLFTEWKEITEIKLSRYSELMKKPVIFDGRNCYSLEEAEEAGVEYYSIGRPVVK
- the cps2T gene encoding beta 1-4 rhamnosyltransferase Cps2T, which codes for MINVFIIGSKGIPAKYGGFETFVDKLVTYRKEDNIKYHVACLADDEGEFEYNGARCFNVKVKNIGSAKAVLYDIEALKACEQYIKKNNLKNCIIYILACRIGPFLAMYKKGLKKQGIKVYVNPDGHEWKRSKWNKYIKAYWKYSERLMVKNSDLLVCDSKGIETYIQEEYKKYNPKTTFIAYGADVKKSTLDDDNDKLVEWYNKFNIIKDEYYLILGRFVPENNYETMISEFIKSNSTKDLVIITNVEKNKFYEELLQRTNFTNDKRIKFVGTVYDEELVKKIRENAYAYIHGHEVGGTNPSLLEALASTKINLLLDVNFNKEVGKDGAMYFNKKDMSLANLIDNVDKLDDKIINQLSENAKRRIVDEYSWDMIVSRYEQLLINNLPKILERINEVAVDMNNY
- a CDS encoding acyltransferase, translating into MLEKMDKMNISKLDILLIIINTSIKIIRGLIIKPFLKKSKGLLFVGKGARISHKHNIIAGKNVKFEQNSEVQGLSKKGLIFGDNVTIGNSTMIRPSSYYGVEIGEGLKMGNNSSIGPLGYIGCAGYIDIGQNVMIGPKVSIFAENHSFNDVNTTIKSQGVVRKGVKIEDDCWIGSSVIILDGVVVGKGSVIGAGTIVSKDVPAYSIVIDKREKLLRARMEK
- a CDS encoding glycosyltransferase family 4 protein, translated to MKKILYLHAGAELYGADIVLLELLKNLDKTKFIPYVILPCDGPLVEKLRQNNIWVKVIQYPILRRKYFNPIGLLTYIKDYITFSSKITKIAKSKEIDIIHTNTAAVLEGIYIKRKLKRPLIWHIHEIIVRPKLIHKFLSFLIAKNADEVITVSEAVKMHLKSTGYFKNEIKVIYNGVDNKMFNKDNETDYIRKEFNIPENAIIVGMIGRVNAWKGQNDFLDAMDIVLENNKNVYAMLVGGVFDGEEWRITELKEKIQSMKHKEKVIFDDYRKDSKNIHALYDIFVLPSTNPDPLPTVVLEAMASSTPVLGYRHGGICEMVKEDYNGLLAEPCNFKDLAFKIEKIIGDNNLIEQFGYNSLKRQKDKFSKENYVKNFQLLYSQTNNSNI